One window from the genome of Cryptomeria japonica chromosome 6, Sugi_1.0, whole genome shotgun sequence encodes:
- the LOC131069955 gene encoding ethylene-responsive transcription factor 1A-like → MSRTTEDEGSLWSAIIHYLPDYQFSSCNNTNVPLETSATVLAEEEKRYSADKRPSISSGENEREEKHYRGVKLVKSRRKYAAEIRNPEKKGSRLWLGSFDTAEAAAAAYDRAAFRMRGSRAILNFPLNVESGMYFDVFSQISSSHTPSDMSTGKKRKRADKAQASQEMGSDNP, encoded by the coding sequence ATGAGCAGAACAACAGAGGACGAGGGTAGTTTGTGGAGTGCAATTATCCACTATTTGCCCGATTATCAATTCTCCTCTTGTAATAACACGAATGTCCCATTGGAAACATCCGCAACAGTTTTGGCAGAGGAGGAGAAACGATATTCTGCAGATAAAAGGCCAAGCATCTCGTCAggagaaaatgaaagagaagaaAAGCATTACAGAGGAGTAAAGCTTGTTAAGTCTCGCCGAAAATATGCTGCGGAGATTAGAAACCCAGAAAAAAAGGGCTCAAGACTTTGGCTAGGTAGCTTTGACACAGCGGAAGCAGCTGCAGCGGCATATGATCGTGCGGCTTTCCGGATGCGCGGTTCTAGAGCTATTCTCAACTTCCCTCTCAACGTTGAGTCCGGCATGTATTTTGATGTCTTTTCTCAAATCTCTTCTTCTCATACTCCATCTGACATGTCAACTGGAAAGAAGAGAAAAAGGGCAGATAAAGCTCAAGCATCCCAAGAAATGGGTTCTGATAATCCATAG